A window of Amycolatopsis australiensis contains these coding sequences:
- a CDS encoding NtaA/DmoA family FMN-dependent monooxygenase (This protein belongs to a clade of FMN-dependent monooxygenases, within a broader family of flavin-dependent oxidoreductases, the luciferase-like monooxygenase (LMM) family, some of whose members use coenzyme F420 rather than FMN.) — protein sequence MSGNQLHFNAFVWPNGYHESAWRVVDDDVRGVLGLPYYAGIAQTAERGLMDSVFLADNIAIAEYRVTHLPQTQFDPVAVLSALAAVTTRIGLIGTGSTTYSKPWELARRFATLDHLSGGRAGWNIVTTITPLAAANFGERAHPDHADRYERAHEFVEAVTRVWDSWDDDAIVGDREKGVWADRAKLHAPRFHGRFYDVEGVLPFPRSPQGRPVLVQAGQSAAGIGLAARYAELVFSGPPSLEAAVAFRAALDAQVAAAGRNPANVRVLPALMVTLGGTEAEAKARAGRLEELASPEFRWQNALYTAGLDPDAFDPDAPLPAEVRDGAGSSRLQQLAAAARERPGAPLREIAQKVTGGAGQVHFVGTPEQLAAHVLTWQDAGAVDGFTIMGSTLPYELAAFVDHVVPILQAKGRYRTEYTGSTLRGHLAG from the coding sequence ATGAGCGGGAACCAGCTGCACTTCAACGCCTTCGTCTGGCCCAACGGCTACCACGAGTCCGCGTGGCGGGTCGTCGACGACGACGTGCGCGGAGTGCTCGGGCTGCCGTACTACGCCGGCATCGCCCAGACCGCCGAACGCGGGCTGATGGACTCGGTTTTCCTGGCCGACAACATCGCCATCGCCGAATACCGCGTCACCCACCTGCCGCAGACTCAGTTCGACCCGGTCGCCGTGCTTTCCGCGCTGGCCGCGGTCACCACGCGGATCGGGCTGATCGGCACGGGCTCGACCACCTACAGCAAGCCGTGGGAGCTCGCCCGCCGCTTCGCCACGCTCGACCACCTCAGCGGCGGGCGCGCCGGCTGGAACATCGTCACCACGATCACCCCGCTGGCCGCGGCCAACTTCGGCGAGCGCGCCCACCCGGACCACGCCGACCGGTACGAACGCGCGCACGAGTTCGTCGAGGCCGTCACCCGGGTGTGGGACAGCTGGGACGACGACGCGATCGTCGGCGACCGCGAGAAGGGCGTGTGGGCCGACCGCGCCAAGCTGCACGCGCCGCGCTTCCACGGCCGGTTCTACGACGTCGAAGGCGTGCTGCCGTTCCCGCGGTCGCCGCAGGGACGGCCGGTGCTCGTCCAGGCGGGACAGTCGGCGGCCGGCATCGGGCTCGCGGCGCGGTACGCCGAGCTGGTGTTCTCCGGCCCGCCGTCGCTCGAGGCGGCGGTCGCCTTCCGCGCCGCGCTGGACGCCCAGGTCGCCGCTGCGGGCCGGAACCCCGCGAACGTCCGGGTACTGCCCGCGCTGATGGTGACCCTGGGCGGCACCGAGGCCGAGGCGAAGGCGCGGGCCGGACGGCTGGAAGAGCTGGCCAGCCCCGAGTTCCGCTGGCAGAACGCGCTGTACACCGCGGGTCTCGACCCGGACGCGTTCGACCCGGACGCCCCCTTGCCGGCCGAAGTGCGCGACGGCGCCGGATCGAGCAGGCTGCAGCAGCTCGCCGCGGCGGCGCGCGAACGGCCCGGCGCCCCGCTGCGCGAGATCGCGCAGAAGGTCACCGGGGGAGCCGGCCAGGTCCACTTCGTGGGCACGCCCGAGCAGCTCGCCGCCCACGTGCTCACCTGGCAGGACGCCGGCGCCGTCGACGGGTTCACCATCATGGGCTCGACGCTGCCCTACGAGCTGGCCGCGTTCGTCGACCACGTCGTGCCGATCCTGCAGGCGAAGGGCCGGTACCGCACCGAGTACACCGGCTCGACGCTGCGCGGGCACCTCGCCGGGTGA
- a CDS encoding ABC transporter substrate-binding protein — protein MGWTRNIRVAVLLAVATLGLTACGGSDRPAAAGKGGAPIVVASFNFTDSQILAEIYAGALEAKGYPVTRKLNLGSRELIYPSLKKGELQFIPEYQGSAIAAGFGEEPVKDAAGEHAQLAKLLEPSGVALLDYAAAEDKNTYIVKADLAHSKGIASISDLKKLDKVVLAGGPECEKRLTCFKGLTDVYQLTNVTFQTVQELGPRIQQLDSGAVTLVPVDSVSPAAGDPKYVVLKDDRAMVPTENVVPAVNRKVLDERGPDFANTVNAVSAKLTTDGMRELNKRVDAEGEKAVDVAKDWLAQQGLA, from the coding sequence GTGGGCTGGACCCGGAACATCCGAGTGGCCGTGCTGCTGGCGGTGGCCACGCTGGGCCTGACCGCCTGCGGCGGCAGTGACCGGCCCGCCGCGGCGGGCAAGGGCGGGGCGCCGATCGTCGTCGCGTCCTTCAACTTCACCGACAGCCAGATCCTGGCCGAAATCTACGCGGGTGCGCTGGAGGCCAAGGGCTACCCGGTGACGCGGAAGCTGAACCTGGGCTCGCGCGAGCTGATCTACCCGTCGCTGAAGAAGGGCGAGCTGCAGTTCATCCCGGAGTACCAGGGGTCGGCGATCGCCGCCGGGTTCGGCGAGGAGCCGGTGAAGGACGCCGCGGGCGAGCACGCGCAGCTGGCGAAACTCCTGGAGCCGAGCGGCGTCGCGTTGCTGGACTACGCGGCGGCCGAGGACAAGAACACCTACATCGTCAAGGCGGATCTGGCGCACAGCAAGGGCATCGCGTCGATCAGCGACCTGAAGAAGCTCGACAAGGTGGTCCTGGCGGGCGGCCCCGAATGCGAGAAGCGGCTGACGTGCTTCAAGGGCCTCACGGACGTGTACCAGCTGACGAACGTGACGTTCCAGACGGTGCAGGAGCTGGGCCCGCGGATCCAGCAGCTCGACTCCGGAGCGGTGACGCTCGTCCCGGTCGACTCGGTGAGCCCGGCCGCGGGCGACCCGAAGTACGTGGTGCTGAAGGACGACCGGGCGATGGTGCCGACGGAGAACGTGGTCCCGGCGGTGAACAGGAAGGTCCTCGACGAGCGCGGCCCCGACTTCGCGAACACGGTGAACGCGGTGAGCGCGAAGCTGACGACGGACGGCATGCGCGAACTGAACAAGCGCGTGGACGCGGAAGGGGAGAAGGCCGTGGACGTGGCGAAGGACTGGCTCGCGCAGCAGGGCCTCGCCTGA